A region of Marasmius oreades isolate 03SP1 chromosome 9, whole genome shotgun sequence DNA encodes the following proteins:
- a CDS encoding uncharacterized protein (BUSCO:EOG09262BVA) — protein MASTTVSRKRKRADYPERDILGFKVAESSKPSALGPVLVSFPAVKAPESTTFKCYAEDGKADSPKIIVGETPEVEFESNTGESKQVASSGCHYLLAVHDPRTSSLRIIPTAKTPHILGRRVKKLKSLPTGAVPQPLQYREARTTLGETFGTKKAKAAIRAEERNRVDVAAMQGVMQHVMDGIHKGAEGLLTAEEVKEVEDANRLIPQFDDTTADPAEVYPLHSIVPESEWRVIDTSNLEAVSAKDKNMLLPSAHPVWIQNHVKALDGLNAKSTKKRWKMVYYVSALFTLRRIVGKNRMDKQAIHQKMKGVPTLIVDGIISRFTETSRDSDSHSLTSGMETKLLSYMLALCLHADDFMLNPELIARDLSLPTPRVQGLLKNLGCKIKKPTDRELANAGLGRSMKDVKMALLTAPVEFPKVAPKKQRR, from the exons ATGGCTTCTACAACGGTCtcgaggaaaagaaaaagagcaGACTATCCAGAAAGAGATATTCTAGGATTCAAGGTCGCAGAATCTTCAAAACCTAGCGCACTCGGTCCAGTTCTTG TTAGCTTCCCAGCAGTCAAGGCCCCAGAATCTACTACGTTCAAATGCTACGCAGAAGATGGAAAGGCCGATTCCCCGAAGATAATAGTAGGAGAAACCCCAGAAGTGGAGTTCGAATCGAATACCGGGGAGAGTAAACAAGTTGCCTCAAGTGGTTGCCA CTACCTGCTTGCCGTGCATGATCCTCGAACTTCATCTTTACGAATTATTCCAACAGCAAAGACACCCCACATTCTCGGACGAAGAGTTAAAAAGCTCAAATCCCTACCCACTGGAGCTGTGCCACAGCCGTTACAGTATCGTGAAGCAAGGACCACACTTGGAGAAACGTTTGGCACCAAAAAAGCCAAAGCAGCGATTCGCGCAGAAGAGCGAAATCGCGTGGACGTCGCCGCTATGCAGGGCGTGATGCAGCACGTTATGGACGGTATCCATAAAGGTGCCGAGGGCTTGTTGACTGCGG AGGAAGttaaagaagttgaagacgcCAATCGACTCATCCCGCAGTTCGATGACACAACCGCCGACCCAGCAGAAGTTTACCCCCTCCACAGCATTGTTCCCGAATCAGAGTGGCGAGTGATCGATACCTCCAACTTGGAGGCCGTAAGTGCCAAGGACAAAAATATGTTGCTGCCTTCAGCACATCCGGTATGGATACAAAACCACGTCAAGGCGCTGGACGGATTGAATGCAAAGTCAACTAAGAAGAGATG GAAGATGGTGTACTACGTCTCGGCCTTATTTACTTTGCGCAGGATTGTGGGCAAGAATCGTATGGATAAGCAGGCTATCCACCAGAAAATGAAAGGTGTGCCTACACTGATCGTGGATGGTATTATTTCAAGGTTTACTGAAACCTCGCGGGATTCCGATAG CCATTCGCTGACATCCGGGATGGAAACAAAGCTTCTCTCATATATGCTCGCTCTTTGTCTACATGCCGACGATTTCATGTTAAATCCAGAGTTGATTGCGAGGGACCTTAGTCTTCCTACCCCAAG GGTTCAAGGGCTTTTGAAGAATCTTG GCTGTAAAATCAAGAAGCCAACAGATCGCGAGCTCGCGAATGCTGGTCTTGGACGATCCATGAAGGATGTTAAAATGGCGCTTCTGACAGCACCTGTGGAGTTCCCAAAGGTCGCTCCAAAGAAACAGCGACGATAG
- a CDS encoding uncharacterized protein (BUSCO:EOG09261B14) codes for MSVKQETSSSGSQSPFMNVDHGVVLDESLPNSASCSKMSTPPPSTAASTSKKASPSAPQLIGDLPIARDEALGTFVEMSNNWYQYKSLGRSRELMESMTCECQFSHGDDPDSACGPSSDCINRLTQVECLPDDCRCGEYCRNQRFQKKEYAPIEIVKTEKKGYGLRVEEDIERDTFIYEYVGDVVNTQSFKKRMRDYANEGIEHFYFMMLQKDEFIDATKNGGIGRFANHSCNPNCYVAKWTLGRTVRMGIFSKRKIRKHEELTFNYNVDRYGHQAQTCYCGEANCVGFIGGKTQTDISSMDDLYLDALGITDENDLLEMKGTKKKKGKKIDDPDFMPQMKTIVEKDVPKVVQALRQVQSKKVLYKLLTRIKITEDEPALRQIMRLRGFSIMKNILDDYAEDIDIIALALQCMKSWPLVARNKVEDSQVLPTVQGFIESQDELVKVHAAQLCEHWLSLELAYRIPKRNLEEPEKKTWTSWSESYVGGPSKRSRFIDADDNGNPLTAVPKTFFRSRSTYTPPPPPRSRPRPPSPPRINLHHQMLFEQKQKQNAAVNNLIASVAEEQASAEAAAAAALEAAKAEAEATKQSSNGAEGSVSKKREKERKKSSQSEAEKEANKEKRLHKLVGAVVVKCMSKYAHSIEHDLFKKYAKELTEKIAEREKKSSAYKEGKLDSLSEEKTAKIKKYAKEYITSKVLRKANKSGRHKSRSSSSVIKQETPSDVTPNSADLNPAMVDLDVDDDSDVDMDMDQDSDGEGGRVKIEEDENGINPYVHPSMDLNRSFKKEEDRLDAEAWLQRLPTWEEASRSETELS; via the exons ATGTCCGTCAAACAGGAGACATCAAGCTCGGGTTCACAATCGCCCTTTATGAACGTCGACCATGGTGTTGTATTGGACGAGTCACTACCGAACAGTGCCTCTTGTTCAAAGATGTCGACACCACCACCGTCAACAGCTGCTTCAACGTCGAAAAAAGCATCACCATCAGCTCCTCAGCTTATTGGAGATCTTCCTATCGCAAGAGATGAGGCATTGGGCACTTTTGTTGAAATGAGCAACAACTGGTATCAATATAAGTCGCTGGGTCGCTCGAGAGAGCTCATGGAGAGTATGACCTGCGAATGCCAGTTTTCTCATG GAGACGACCCAGATAGTGCATGTGGGCCTAGCTCAGACTGTATCAATCGACTCACACAAGTGGAATGCCTACCGGATGACTGTCGATGTGGGGAATATTGCAGGAATCAACG ATTCCAAAAGAAGGAGTATGCCCCAATTGAAATCGTGAAAACTGAGAAGAAGGGATATGGGCTCAGGGTTGAGGAGGATATTGAAAG GGATACGTTCATATATGAATATGTCGGCGATGTGGTCAACACACAATCCTTCAAGAAGAGGATGCGCGACTACGCGAATGAGGGCATAGAGCATTTCTACTTCATGATGCTGCAGAAGGACGAGTTCATTGATGCTACCAAGAACGGTGGAATAGGAAGATTTGCCAACCATAGTTGCAATCCCAACTGCTACGTAGCCAAATGGACTCTGGGCCGTACCGTGCGCATGGGAATATTTTCAAAACGGAAGATCAGGAAACATGAAGAATTGACGTTCAACTACAACGTCGATCGATATGG ACACCAAGCGCAAACTTGTTATTGCGGAGAAGCGAACTGTGTCGGGTTTATCGGTGGGAAGACCCAGACCGATATTTCGTCTATGGATGACCTATACTTGGACG CCCTCGGCATTACCGATGAAAATGATCTCTTGGAGATGAAGggaacgaagaagaagaaaggcaaGAAGATCGACGATCCTGACTTCATG CCACAAATGAAAACCATCGTCGAGAAGGATGTACCGAAGGTTGTTCAAGCCTTACGTCAAGTGCAAAGCAAGAAGGTGTTGTATAAGTTACTCACACGAATAAAG ATCACCGAGGACGAACCAGCCCTGCGGCAAATAATGCGTTTGAGAGGGTTCAGTATTATGAAGAACATTCTCGATGATTATGCCGAAGACATAGATATCATTGCACTG GCACTACAATGCATGAAGTCCTGGCCTTTGGTGGCACGAAACAAAGTGGAGGACTCTCAGGTTTTACCAACGGTTCAAGGGTTCATAGAGTCGCAGGATGAACTCGTCAAGGTGCATGCCGCTCAA CTGTGCGAACACTGGTTGTCGCTTGAATTGGCTTATCGGATACCCAAACGCAATCTG GAGGAGCCAGAGAAGAAGACATGGACGTCATGGTCGGAGTCGTATGTCGGTGGTCCTTCCAAACGTTCGCGTTTCATCGACGCCGACGATAACGGTAACCCACTCACAGCTGTTCCAAAAACATTCTTCCGATCACGCTCAACATacacacctccacctccacctcgttctcgtcctcgtcctccttCTCCCCCTCGTATCAATTTACATCATCAAATGTTATTCGAGCAAAAGCAAAAGCAGAACGCAGCGGTGAACAATCTTATTGCCTCTGTTGCTGAGGAACAGGCTTCTGCTGAAGCGGCAGCGGCAGCGGCCTTGGAAGCTGCGAAAGCCGAGGCAGAAGCGACGAAGCAGTCGAGTAATGGAGCTGAAGGAAGCGTGTCcaaaaagagagagaaagagaggaaaaagagCTCGCAGAGTGAAGCGGAGAAGGAAGCCAATAAGGAGAAACGTCTTCATAAGCTGGTCGGTGCCGTCGTCGTCAAGTGCATGTCGAAATATGCACATTCCATAGAACACGACCTGTTCAAGAAATATGCGAAAGAG CTCACGGAAAAAATTGCTGAACGAGAGAAGAAGTCTTCCGCCTACAAGGAAGGCAAACTTGATTCTCTCTCCGAGGAGAAAACAGCCAAAATCAAGAAATACGCCAAGGAGTATATTACGAGTAAAGTCCTACGCAAGGCTAACAAGTCTGGGCGACACAAGAGTCGTTCATCATCGTCAGTTATCAAACAAGAGACGCCTTCAGATGTTACCCCCAACTCAGCGGATCTAAATCCCGCTATGGTAGATctggatgtcgacgatgattCGGACGTAGACATGGACATGGATCAGGACAGCGACGGGGAGGGTGGCCGCGTGAAGATTGAGGAGGACGAGAACGGAATAAATCCTTACGTCCATCCCTCCATGGACCTCAATCGGTCTTttaagaaggaggaggaccgACTAGACGCCGAGGCATGGCTTCAGCGCCTTCCCACGTGGGAAGAGGCTTCACGATCGGAGACGGAACTTTCCTAG